Part of the Streptomyces antimycoticus genome, ACCCAGTCCTGGTCGCCCATCGGCGGCGTGAACCGCTACGGGGGCGAGAGCCCGGACAAGGTCAGGGACCCGCTCCAGGAACCCACCATCACCGGCCTGGCCGAGAAATACGGCAAGAGCCCGGCCCAGATCATCCTCCGCTGGCAGGTCGAACACGACCTGTGCGCGATCCCGAAGTCCGTCAAACCACACCGCATCGCGGAGAACATCGCGATCTTCGACTTCTCCCTCACCCCCCACGAGGTGGCCGCCATCGACGCGCTCGACACCGGAGCGCGCGGCGGTCCCGACCCCGACCATGTCGGGCCCGACACCTTCTCCTGAGACACCGCTTCTCCCGAGCACACCGCGCGGGGCGGCCACCGGGCCGCCCGCACAGCTCACGGGACACCCCCCGGGCGGGGTCAGAGCTCCAGGTCGTCGGCGAAGTGCCGGAAGCCGTGGCGATCCTGGTGCAGGGTCCACAGGGTGTCCGCCAGCACGGCCGGGTCCTTCTTGTCGTGCCCGGGAACGATCGCACCCGGGATGATCAGCTGCGCCACATGGATGCCCTCGGCGGCGAGGGTGTCGTGCAGCAGCCGGCCGTACGCGCTCTCGGCGGCGAAGGCGATGGAGGTGCCCGCGCGCTCGGGGTGCGGCACCACGGCGGTGCCTCCGTTGACGAAGAGCACCGTGCCGCGGCCCAGGGCGCGCATACCGGGGAGCACCTGCCGTACGGCGGTGACGGGGCCGTATACGGAGAACTCCAGCGGGCCCGCGAGGTCGTCGGCGGTGGTGTCCAGGACCGGCAGCATGAATTCCCGCTGCGGCACCGGGCTGTACTGCAGGACCTCGATCGGCCCCAGGGCCGTGGCCGCGGCGTCCAGGGCGGCGGCGAGGGCCTTCGGATCGCGTACGTCGGCGGCGAAGCCGCGCGCCGTCACGCCCTCGCCGGTGAGGCCGGCGGTCAGGGCGTCGAGCCGGCCCTGCTCGCGGGAGATGAGGGCGATGTCGTAGCCC contains:
- a CDS encoding SDR family NAD(P)-dependent oxidoreductase, with amino-acid sequence MTTLAIIGAGPGLGAAVARRFGREGYDIALISREQGRLDALTAGLTGEGVTARGFAADVRDPKALAAALDAAATALGPIEVLQYSPVPQREFMLPVLDTTADDLAGPLEFSVYGPVTAVRQVLPGMRALGRGTVLFVNGGTAVVPHPERAGTSIAFAAESAYGRLLHDTLAAEGIHVAQLIIPGAIVPGHDKKDPAVLADTLWTLHQDRHGFRHFADDLEL